The DNA region AAATTTTCGCAGCATCAACATAGCCATAACCACCTCGTTGGTCAAAGTCATGGTTTTTAATTGGCCAAGTATTAATGGTCATTTGGCCTGCATCATAGACAATGGTGTCAGGTTGGATCACGCCAGCATCAAGGGCGATCGCCACGTTAATTGGCTTAAACGTTGATCCTGGTTCATACAAATCCGACACAACCCAATTTTTAAACAGTTCGCTTTGTTCTTCTGGCGAATAGGAAAAATATTCGTTGGGATTGTAAGTGGGTTCTGTCGCAAGGGTCAGCAAGTCCCCAGAATGCACATCCATCACAATGACAGCACCTCGTTTAGCACCAAAGGCCTTGATTTGCTTTTTGAGAGATTCCCGTGCAACCCGTTGTAGCGTCAGATCGAGAGTTAGTTTCAGTTGCCAATCATCATATTTGAGAACACCAGCCTCTAAATTTGCAGGTAGTAGAGAACCATTTCCCGAACGGGTGAGCTGCAAAACAATTGGAGCCCGCTGGATTAATTCCTTTTGCTTAAACTCAACTCCCGTTTGCCCAATGTGGTCAAAATCGACAAACCCAATCACTTCGGCGGCAACTTCTTTCTGTGGATAAAACCGAGCAAAACGATTAACGAGTTCTACTCCGTCTAACCGCAGATCCCGCACTGTTTTCGCAATATCTTCCTGTAGGTGGTGAGTGAGGAGAATGCCACTTTCCTTGCTTCGAAGTTTTTGCTCTAGCTCAGTAACATCCTGGTCAGGCAATACTGATGCGAGATGAAATGCAACATAACGATAGACATCTTCCGAAGCCCAATCTGGTGTATTTTCTTTGAGCTTGCTGGGTAGCCGAAAGCCGTTGGGATGGATATAGAGGCTATAAACAATTTTGTCGATCGCCAAAGCATTACCATGACGATCAACAATCGTCCGGCGAGGAATATAAGGACGAAGCGTTACCTGCTGCTGCTCCTCAACCATCCCATTGAGACGCTCATAATCAAATACTTGTAAATAGAGTACTCGACCGATTAGACCAGTAATCCCGCAGAAAAAGACAAGCCAAATCAAGATCAACCGTGATCGCAAAGCATTAGGTCGATTCATGCGTGCAGACTTCACCTTGTGTCGCCGTGTCATCACTTGCTTACGGCGGTACTGAGAATTAGGAGACTGCGATCGCTTAGACCTTGGGCGGCGCGTTCGGTTGACGGTCATATCAACATAAATACTACAAATGTTTCACACAGTAGTGATCTTAGTGCAATACTTCTCTTTCTCGTCAAACTAATGTGTAATGCCCTCTCCGATCTAGTAGCCGATGGGTGTCTGATTATCGATAGGTTGAAGAGTTGGCTTTGCTTGGGGGCGAAGTTTCACGGATTGTGGTGCAGGGACAAAAACGTTATGTTCCGGCTTTGGTGTTACGAGCTCCGTCTCTGGTGTCTCGGACTGCTCAATAAATTGTTGCTTAAGGCTTTCATTATTAGTGACAAAGCCTCGTTCATCGTCCTGCAAACGATCCAACTTTGCGTAGGCGTCTCCCCACACTTTTTGGTTATACACAGTGCAGGCATACAATCCTACCGCTGTACTGATGCTGGCGATCGCCAAAAATTGTGTAAACCGTTGACTCATAGCAAGGAGTTTAAATTGGAGTTTTGGAGCGCGTGCCGGCATCTTGTTTACCGACGGAGCAACCTTTAGAGGCGAAACTGGAGCGACAGAAATTGCAGATCTAGAACCTCGATGCACAACCTTACGCTTGCGGGGACGAACCGGAAGCGCGGGGGTTTGCCAAGGTCGAGGAGCGACTGCCATTCTACTATTTTCGACTCCACAGAAAACGGATTGCTACTAAGGGTTATTTTAATCACGTCTTCTGATTTTTTCGCCTTTTTCTGCACGTTTTCCTCAATTCTCACTTCTTTTTTGCGAATATCAATATTTATGTACTTGTTTTGTCTGCCAAAGAAATTGAGAAATGTATCGGCATAGTACAAGTATATTGTATTCATTTGATCTTTCCAGCTCTTAACCTAGAACAGGTGTTCTTTGTGTTGGAGTGGGGAAAATCTTCTGTATGAAATTATTATTAGCTCAATCTCATTTAATGATGTAGGCGATCACTCAAAATTCATCACCATTCCAACATTAATTGAGCAAATAGAATACAAATGAAACTTCAAAACTTTAGAGCATACCTTTAGAGCTTGGAATAGTTGCAGCTCGACGAGGATCAATTTCTAAAGCCATCCGCATTGCCCGTGCAAAAGCTTTAAATGTTGCCTCGATAATGTGGTGGGAATTGAGGCCATCAAGTTGACGAATATGAATGGTCATTTGGGTATGGTTTACGATCGCGACAAAAAATTCCCGTACAAGCTGAGTATCGTAAGTGCCAACCCGCTCTGTTGGGATTTCCAGCCCATAAGTCAAATGAGGGCGACCCGAAAAATCAAGAGCCACTTGCACTAATGCTTCATCGAGGGGAGCAACAAAATGTCCGAAACGATGGATACCTTTGCGGTCTCCAATCGCTTGGGCGATCGCCTGACCGAGGGTAATCCCCACATCTTCATTTGTATGGTGATCGTCAATCTCATAATCCCCTTTCGCATCGATCTCTAGATCCAAGAGACCATGGGAACAGAGCTGGTGCAACATATGGTCGAGAAAAGGCACACCCGTTTGCACTTTACATATACCAGTACCATCGAGATTAACGCCTACTTTTACATCAGTTTCGCCCGTTACACGAGTGACAAAAGCCGTACGATTGGAATCAGAAGAAGCAGGCATAATATAAAGAACAACCCTCAATTTAGCTAAGCTATTCTAGCTTACGGTTGCAAACTTTTAGGAAGACAACGCTCACATCATGGATAACAACAACTGGCTGCAACAGATGGTTATGTTTGGCATTGGCACAACGTCAATTGTTGCCGAAAAAGTCAAAGAAGCCAGCGACCAATGGGTTAAGGATGGCACGATTAATCCTGACCAAGCCAAAAATATGATCGATGACATGATGAATCAGCTCAAAATGGAACAGGGCAATGCAGAAGCCTATTTTGAAAGGCAGGTTCGCAATGTCCTTCAAGACCTCGGTGTGCCAAATCAAGCCGAAATGAATGAGCTCCGCGGACGCATCGATCGTCTCGAACGACAAGTCAGAGAATTAGAGAATAAGCAGTGGCGTTAGGTCGTTAATATATATAAGAATTTGAGATTTCAGGAGTATACAAACAAAGTATAAAAATTTATGCGAGAAATCTGGATAAGCTTTGGCATCGTCGTGATCTGTAGCGTCATGATCATCACTTCTGCTGTATTTAATATCGGCAGTCAGCCGGCGATCGCCGATGAAATCACCTCCACATCAGAAGTTGAAGTTGTAAACATTGCGGCAAACCCCACCGAGGAAACAGTAGAAATGGAAAATAAAGAAGAATTAGAAGCTTTGGGCATAGATATCACCGCGATCAAAACCACGGACTCTGGCTTGCGTTACACCGAAGACGTTGCTGGCGAAGGTGACTTCCCTATGGAAGGTGAAATGGTGACAGTTCATTACACTGGCAAGCTTCTCAATGGCAAAGTATTCGATAGCTCCAGACAGCGCAATGAACCCTTTTCTTTCGTGATTGGCGTCGGTCAAGTTATTAAAGGTTGGGATGAAGGTGTAATGGCCATGAATCCCGGTGCGAAGCGGACACTCATTATTCCCTCTGATCTCGCTTATGGTTCCCGTGGTGCTGGCGGTGTGATTCCTCCCGATGCAACCCTTGTTTTCGACGTTGAACTCCTCAAGATTCGTTAGAACCCATAACGGTTGAATGACCATTTAAAAAATAGATATTTGGGAGTTCCTGAAATTAATATTTCAGTGGACTCTTTTTTTATGGACTTTGGCTTAAAGGCATTTCGATTGGTTGTCTGACACCACACATCGTCAAAAAAAAAGATGGCCAATACAAATTTGTCCATCATTGAAAACTATTCAATTGTTTAAGGTCTCAGGCAATTAAGCGACTTTGACATAAACTAGCTCTTCTTCAATCATTGCGGTGAATGTACCCAGCTCTTTTGAAGCAGGGCCAGAGAGCACTTCGCCACTTTCGCTAAATTTAGAGCCGTGACAAGGACAATCAAAGGATTCGCCAGCCCATGCAACAGTACAGCCTTGGTGTGTACAGAATGCATTAACAGCAATCAAAGCATCGGAAGCAGCGGGATCACGGATCACCGCAACTTGTTCGCCATTGAAGTTTTTGTTAGAAATAGACCCTTCTTCATCTAACTGCTCAACAGTACCGATCGCCGCAAAACCATCTTCGCGGGGAGTGGTATCAATCTCGACTTTTTCGCCCTCAGGGCTTTTTTCAGTTTGAGCCGCAGGGGCTGTGCTTTCTGTTTCACCACCATCAGAACAGGCGGCAATCGCCACAGGTAGAGAAGTTGCAATTGCGCCGAGTCCGACCCAGCTTAAAAATTCACGTCTTTTCATGGTGTCTTTTCCTCAAGATTTGCAAATCTAAGATTAAAAAGGAGCACAGTCTTGCACCCCAATTCCAAAATTTGGTTTGTTGTCGTAGGTGACTCAATTCGGGTTTTCAGCCGTGGTTAAAGCTTCTGTTTCAGAAGGTTTGAGCCAGCCTTTATGTTTGGTTGCAGTGATCAGAACTAGCAAAAGATCTAGTCCCACAACCCCGGCAATCAAAAGCTCAGAACCGCCTGTGCCAAAGCCATAACTATGCAAGCCAGTGCCTAAAACAAAGTTAACGCCATACCAGGCCATCAAAACTGCATTAAAAGAGACAATACTGGCAACATGAACGCCAAAATCCCCGATCCAACCCACTAAACGTCCGTGGAGTGGAGCTAAGTAACAGAGCAGTGCAATTAATGCCCAAGTTTCTTTCGGATCCCAGCCCCAAAAACGCCCCCAAGAGAAGTGCGCCCAGATGCCACCGAGAATAATGCCAGCAGTTAGCAACAGTACACCTACTTGCAAAACGCGGTAATTAAGCTGGGAAAGCATTTTTAAGCGTGGCTTGGCGCTCGGTGTGAAGAGATAATTTCCGAGGGCAACATGACCTAATCCCATCGCAAGAGCGAAGCTTGCATAACTGAGAGCGATCGTCGGGACATGAATACTCAACCAGAAGTTATCGCGCAAGACAGGTACTAGGGGCGAAATACTAGGGTCTAAAACCGCTGGCAAACTATCGGCCAATAATAAACACATCACCGACAAAGGTGCTGCCGCCAAGATGTAATAACGATTCCGGGTAAGCAGTTCAAAGGCAAGGGCGATCGCCGCAATACCGAAGCCGACCCAAACTACCGACTCATACATGTTGGTGACGGGGGGACGACCGGCAATTTGCATTCGCAGGAAAAAACCATAGGTTTGAACAGCAATACCTGTGCTAAACAGACCCATTGCACTCCAGTAAATATTCCAAGGCTTTACCCAGAGGCTAATGAGCATTGCGATAAAGGCTAAACCATAAAGCTGCCAAGCCTTCGCAAAGGGATGAAAATGGTTAAAGTGAGTTTCCCGCGCCAGAACAAAATCGCTTGGATAAATCTCTGGGCTTAGGCTACGTAACCCAGCTTTCAGACTACCTGTGATATCAGATAAAGCTGAGAGATGATCAAGACCACCATTGAAAACAGCCTGCTGAATCATCGCAAAATTAGCGACAAGCGGTGCAAATTCTTCAACATCGTAAAGTTCATCTGCATTATTAAGGCCTGCCCATTTCCCTTTGATATCGGTGGGATGAGGCACAATCGGTAAGCCTTGATCGCCGACAGAACTGTAGAGGAGATTTAAGCGATCTTCGATGGTTAAGGCTTCCCGTTCATCACGATTCAAATCTTGCTCATTAAATTGTTTTTCATGGGCGAGATCCACTACTGCCGCCAACTTTTTATTGGTCATCAGCTCTTGGAACGAAAAATGCTTTTGCTCCAGCTCCAGCTCCGTTAATTCTTTCAGCGGACGGTAACTGACTAAAACAAACGGCTCTTCATTCCAGTTACGGGTGTTAAACCACATTTCCAGATAGGTGCTGAGATAATCCTCTTTTTCACCATTAACAGTTTGATAACTCGTCGCACCGTGGATTTTGGCAACGGTTTCCTTGGCAACAGTATCAAGGGGCTTTTTACGGCCATCGAGCTGCACTGTTAATGTCCGTAATGACTCCAGTCCATCGGGCTGAAACTGCGTAAAGGGAAAAAACAGCAGCACGCAGCCGAGGCACAGACCAATAATAAATTTGATCACGTTTGGGGCTTTCATGGTTTAACCGATTCGTGGGTGGAATGTATAGGGAAATAAATCTGGATAGTTCTATTATTCGGCGATCGCCGCGTTTAGGATGATTTTTTTAATGTTAGGGCATCAAAAATTGGAATATGAGGCTTCACTGCTTCCTCTTCCTCGGGTAAATCGGGCAAGGACTTAGAACGGAATGTTTTGGCGATCGCCCGTCCATAGAACATGGAGACAATCCCGCCTGTGACCATTACGGAGCCTAGCCAAGTTAAGCCTGTGACCCACCAAGGTTCGCGCTTTAGCTGGAGGGTAGATTGCTTGAGATCGCCAGGATTCCAGGAGGCCTGTGCTAATTTCCAACCCATAAACCAAGTGGGGTGATTCATCCAAACTTTACGCTTAGAGGCTGAATCAGTTTCGGCGTCGAAGAGCGTCAATTTACTAGTCCACATCGCCACAGACTCGCTACCTTCATTACGATCCACGATGAAATTATTTAGCTTGACGTAGAAAGGCAATTGCAAAATCTTTGGTGTAAAGGCGGCAAAATAATCACCATCGGCGGTTTTGAGATCCGTCGGTTCACTCCAAGGTAACCAAAAATCTTGACCATCGGGTGTTGCCACATGGAGGGCTGGGGAACCAGATTGTGCCATCATGCCCTGTTTTACCGGAGCGACAGGAACAACTTGTCGCTGCACAGTAGCCTTATCTAAACGATCCACAAGGGAAATTTTAAAGTCTGCCCAACCGGGAGTGACGGATTGGCCAGCGGTAAACTCGCCTGATTTAAACCCTTTCGAAGATGCCGCTGCGTAGAAAAGCTGATGATTGGGGGCTTCGACAATGCGGAAATAGTCGGTTTGCGGCAGTTTGGGGGGAGCGTAGTTTACAGCTAGTTCAATCTCATCGCCAGAACGGATTGGCTCAAAGGTTGGCTGGGCAAAGACAAACCACTTCGCTTGGCGATCGCCCTGCTTGAGATCGAGTTGTAGTGCGGGATTATTAAATTGAGTCGATGCAGACGTCGGTTTGTTATTCGCATCGAGGCGAAAATCCGCCCAAACGCTCGTCACTTCCGCTTTAATGCCGTTAGATAAATTCAGAGGTTGATTGATTGAATCCCGGACGTCGAAAGATTTACCGTCGATTTCCAGTAAGCCAAACTCATGTGTTTCACTCGTGGGCTCTTTTAATAACTCTGTGAGAGCTTGTTCATCGGTCGCCTTCGCAATTTCGAGGTGCGCAGGGCCAATGTCAGTCTGTTGATAACCAAACGGGGCGATCGCCAACCATCTTTCCACAGACTGACCCATGCGATCGCTCTGGAGCTGGACTTTTACCGCCAGATTATCAATCTGGCCACCATCCTGAAATTGCACAGAAGTTACAGCATTATCCGTGTAGCCGATGAGTGAAAGATCACCAATCTTCTCCGGATAAACCGAGCCATCCTCCCGCACAAAAATATCGCGCTGGGTTTGCGTACCATCGGGATTCGCAACTTCAAGCAACTCACCTTCGACACGAATTTGGTTAATTGCGCCGCCGTCAGTACGCACAAGCAGCATCCCTTCTGTACTCAAATGAATCACTGCCGCCGAGCCCGCAATGATTACGACCAAGCCCCAGTGGGTAATGGCGAAACCAACTTTTCTAGCACCACGCCACGGATAACGACTCAATGTCGAAATCCCAAGGTTCACAGCGAGCAAAAACATTAACGCCCCAAACCAAGGACTTTTATAAATTAAATTTTGTACCGTTGGTGTCCCAACATTTGATTCATAAAATGTCGCACCAATCAAAATCAGGGCGATCGTTCCAAGCAAAGGTACAGCTAATTTAATTGAACCGAGAAAGCGAAAAATTTTGGAGTCTATACCCATACTTACGTAGGACGGAAATCTAGTGATTAAACAATCAATGATTTAATCAATCTAGTTAGTAAAATCCGTCACAAAACACAAAACACTATTCAAAAAATGCAATCTCAAGCTCCTCTTAAACTGTATCCAAAGCAACAGTTGCCACCTATTTGATCAATTCTTTTTTTGCTATTAGAGCGTATTCAGAGTTATCTATTGAGAAATATTCTTATATTGATTGGCCGATAAAACAGACAGTCTGAAAGTGCCGAATTTCTTGGCAGAGAAAGTTCTTGAGATTCTCAAAGCAAAAATATACCGTTACTTAAGTCATGATGGAAGCTCTAATACAGACTTCCTTATTGAAAGTCTATATGAATAAAATGAAGTAATGCA from [Leptolyngbya] sp. PCC 7376 includes:
- a CDS encoding penicillin-binding protein 2, with protein sequence MTVNRTRRPRSKRSQSPNSQYRRKQVMTRRHKVKSARMNRPNALRSRLILIWLVFFCGITGLIGRVLYLQVFDYERLNGMVEEQQQVTLRPYIPRRTIVDRHGNALAIDKIVYSLYIHPNGFRLPSKLKENTPDWASEDVYRYVAFHLASVLPDQDVTELEQKLRSKESGILLTHHLQEDIAKTVRDLRLDGVELVNRFARFYPQKEVAAEVIGFVDFDHIGQTGVEFKQKELIQRAPIVLQLTRSGNGSLLPANLEAGVLKYDDWQLKLTLDLTLQRVARESLKKQIKAFGAKRGAVIVMDVHSGDLLTLATEPTYNPNEYFSYSPEEQSELFKNWVVSDLYEPGSTFKPINVAIALDAGVIQPDTIVYDAGQMTINTWPIKNHDFDQRGGYGYVDAAKILRVSSNIGMIQLMQKLSVGDYYDKLQALKIEKGTGVDLPGEADGFIKNRETFTAGQIEAATSSFGQGFTLTPLKLVQLHAALANGGKLVEPRVVQGLVDSKGEWQTLETDDSEEEIVTSKPPQIFSAAAAKDVVEMMETVVEDGSGKASRIDGYRIAGKTGTAQKAKNGVYLVGKKITSFVSIFPVEKPRYVVMAIIDEPMAKNSYGSTVAAPIVRDVLEVLIAKQAIAPAAEPVTPE
- the hisB gene encoding imidazoleglycerol-phosphate dehydratase HisB, whose product is MPASSDSNRTAFVTRVTGETDVKVGVNLDGTGICKVQTGVPFLDHMLHQLCSHGLLDLEIDAKGDYEIDDHHTNEDVGITLGQAIAQAIGDRKGIHRFGHFVAPLDEALVQVALDFSGRPHLTYGLEIPTERVGTYDTQLVREFFVAIVNHTQMTIHIRQLDGLNSHHIIEATFKAFARAMRMALEIDPRRAATIPSSKGML
- a CDS encoding phasin family protein, with the protein product MDNNNWLQQMVMFGIGTTSIVAEKVKEASDQWVKDGTINPDQAKNMIDDMMNQLKMEQGNAEAYFERQVRNVLQDLGVPNQAEMNELRGRIDRLERQVRELENKQWR
- a CDS encoding FKBP-type peptidyl-prolyl cis-trans isomerase, yielding MREIWISFGIVVICSVMIITSAVFNIGSQPAIADEITSTSEVEVVNIAANPTEETVEMENKEELEALGIDITAIKTTDSGLRYTEDVAGEGDFPMEGEMVTVHYTGKLLNGKVFDSSRQRNEPFSFVIGVGQVIKGWDEGVMAMNPGAKRTLIIPSDLAYGSRGAGGVIPPDATLVFDVELLKIR
- a CDS encoding Rieske 2Fe-2S domain-containing protein gives rise to the protein MKRREFLSWVGLGAIATSLPVAIAACSDGGETESTAPAAQTEKSPEGEKVEIDTTPREDGFAAIGTVEQLDEEGSISNKNFNGEQVAVIRDPAASDALIAVNAFCTHQGCTVAWAGESFDCPCHGSKFSESGEVLSGPASKELGTFTAMIEEELVYVKVA
- a CDS encoding cytochrome c biogenesis protein, which encodes MKAPNVIKFIIGLCLGCVLLFFPFTQFQPDGLESLRTLTVQLDGRKKPLDTVAKETVAKIHGATSYQTVNGEKEDYLSTYLEMWFNTRNWNEEPFVLVSYRPLKELTELELEQKHFSFQELMTNKKLAAVVDLAHEKQFNEQDLNRDEREALTIEDRLNLLYSSVGDQGLPIVPHPTDIKGKWAGLNNADELYDVEEFAPLVANFAMIQQAVFNGGLDHLSALSDITGSLKAGLRSLSPEIYPSDFVLARETHFNHFHPFAKAWQLYGLAFIAMLISLWVKPWNIYWSAMGLFSTGIAVQTYGFFLRMQIAGRPPVTNMYESVVWVGFGIAAIALAFELLTRNRYYILAAAPLSVMCLLLADSLPAVLDPSISPLVPVLRDNFWLSIHVPTIALSYASFALAMGLGHVALGNYLFTPSAKPRLKMLSQLNYRVLQVGVLLLTAGIILGGIWAHFSWGRFWGWDPKETWALIALLCYLAPLHGRLVGWIGDFGVHVASIVSFNAVLMAWYGVNFVLGTGLHSYGFGTGGSELLIAGVVGLDLLLVLITATKHKGWLKPSETEALTTAENPN
- a CDS encoding cytochrome c biogenesis protein ResB, which translates into the protein MGIDSKIFRFLGSIKLAVPLLGTIALILIGATFYESNVGTPTVQNLIYKSPWFGALMFLLAVNLGISTLSRYPWRGARKVGFAITHWGLVVIIAGSAAVIHLSTEGMLLVRTDGGAINQIRVEGELLEVANPDGTQTQRDIFVREDGSVYPEKIGDLSLIGYTDNAVTSVQFQDGGQIDNLAVKVQLQSDRMGQSVERWLAIAPFGYQQTDIGPAHLEIAKATDEQALTELLKEPTSETHEFGLLEIDGKSFDVRDSINQPLNLSNGIKAEVTSVWADFRLDANNKPTSASTQFNNPALQLDLKQGDRQAKWFVFAQPTFEPIRSGDEIELAVNYAPPKLPQTDYFRIVEAPNHQLFYAAASSKGFKSGEFTAGQSVTPGWADFKISLVDRLDKATVQRQVVPVAPVKQGMMAQSGSPALHVATPDGQDFWLPWSEPTDLKTADGDYFAAFTPKILQLPFYVKLNNFIVDRNEGSESVAMWTSKLTLFDAETDSASKRKVWMNHPTWFMGWKLAQASWNPGDLKQSTLQLKREPWWVTGLTWLGSVMVTGGIVSMFYGRAIAKTFRSKSLPDLPEEEEAVKPHIPIFDALTLKKSS